In Rutidosis leptorrhynchoides isolate AG116_Rl617_1_P2 chromosome 2, CSIRO_AGI_Rlap_v1, whole genome shotgun sequence, one genomic interval encodes:
- the LOC139890579 gene encoding non-specific lipid transfer protein GPI-anchored 20 isoform X1 gives MASFQYLTLILVVTCSVVAPVYSQISTPCSASMLTSFTPCLNFIANSTSTSGTTPTSDCCNSLKNITSGGTDCLCLIVTGSVPFQIPINRTLAISLPRACRMPGVPLQCKAPAAAPIPPPGVGTFGPTPSPSSGLSPTSSPESNTMPLAPDSDTTPGLTPPSTGVDSGVPTNNAGSRPTITPSAATSTYAYSPFMVVMFIGYFLAF, from the exons ATGGCTTCTTTTCAGTACTTAACATTGATTTTGGTCGTGACATGTTCGGTGGTTGCACCAGTTTACTCTCAGATTAGTACACCATGTTCTGCTTCAATGCTAACTAGCTTTACTCCATGTTTGAACTTTATTGCAAATAGCACATCCACCAGTGGTACGACACCAACTTCCGATTGTTGTAATTCACTTAAGAACATTACGAGTGGTGGAACTGATTGTCTTTGCCTCATTGTTACCGGAAGCGTGCCTTTTCAAATTCCCATTAATCGAACCCTAGCCATTTCTTTGCCTCGTGCTTGTCGTATGCCCGGTGTGCCTCTCCAATGTAAAG CTCCTGCAGCCGCCCCTATTCCTCCACCAG GTGTGGGTACATTCGGTCCAACTCCATCTCCATCTTCAGGCTTGTCACCAACGTCTTCACCTGAATCGAACACAATGCCGTTGGCCCCTGATTCTGACACCACACCGGGCTTAACGCCGCCATCTACTGGTGTAGATTCTGGAGTTCCGACCAACAATGCAGGCAGTCGTCCAACTATAACACCTTCAGCTGCCACTTCCACTTATGCCTATTCACCTTTCATGGTAGTAATGTTTATTGGATATTTCTTGGCTTTTTAG
- the LOC139890579 gene encoding non-specific lipid transfer protein GPI-anchored 20 isoform X2: MASFQYLTLILVVTCSVVAPVYSQISTPCSASMLTSFTPCLNFIANSTSTSGTTPTSDCCNSLKNITSGGTDCLCLIVTGSVPFQIPINRTLAISLPRACRMPGVPLQCKGVGTFGPTPSPSSGLSPTSSPESNTMPLAPDSDTTPGLTPPSTGVDSGVPTNNAGSRPTITPSAATSTYAYSPFMVVMFIGYFLAF, translated from the exons ATGGCTTCTTTTCAGTACTTAACATTGATTTTGGTCGTGACATGTTCGGTGGTTGCACCAGTTTACTCTCAGATTAGTACACCATGTTCTGCTTCAATGCTAACTAGCTTTACTCCATGTTTGAACTTTATTGCAAATAGCACATCCACCAGTGGTACGACACCAACTTCCGATTGTTGTAATTCACTTAAGAACATTACGAGTGGTGGAACTGATTGTCTTTGCCTCATTGTTACCGGAAGCGTGCCTTTTCAAATTCCCATTAATCGAACCCTAGCCATTTCTTTGCCTCGTGCTTGTCGTATGCCCGGTGTGCCTCTCCAATGTAAAG GTGTGGGTACATTCGGTCCAACTCCATCTCCATCTTCAGGCTTGTCACCAACGTCTTCACCTGAATCGAACACAATGCCGTTGGCCCCTGATTCTGACACCACACCGGGCTTAACGCCGCCATCTACTGGTGTAGATTCTGGAGTTCCGACCAACAATGCAGGCAGTCGTCCAACTATAACACCTTCAGCTGCCACTTCCACTTATGCCTATTCACCTTTCATGGTAGTAATGTTTATTGGATATTTCTTGGCTTTTTAG